The Terriglobales bacterium region CTGGCGGCGGCGATGGAGGCGGAGAGGGCGTCGCCGTGGATGAGCTTGGTCTGCGAGCAGGGCGCGCCGGCGGAAGGCCAGTCGAGCCGCATGGCGTCGATGAGCAGGTGGTCGGGCGCCGGATTGAGCTGGGCGAGTGCCTCGAGCATGGCGACGCGCGACGCCTGGTAGATGTTGATCTGGTCGATGCGGGCGGAATCCACCGCGGCGATGGCCCAGGCGATGGCGCGCTCGCGGATGCGTTCGGCCAGGACTTCGCGGCGCTCGGCGGGGAGAAGCTTGGAGTCGCGCAGACCCTTGATGCGGTCGCCAGGGTCGAGGATGACGGCGGCGGCGACGACCGGACCGAAGAGCGAGCCGCGGCCGACTTCGTCCACGCCGGCAACCAGCCGGGCACCGGTGAGCCAGGCGCGCTTCTCGTAGCGCGTGGTGCACTTGAGGCGCTTGAGCAGGCGCATCTTGGCGGCCGCCTTGGAAAGCGGCTTGCCGTCGGGGGAGACGAGTTTCAGCTTGCGAGGCAAATATTCAACGCGGAGGCGCAGAGTACGCCGAGAAGACTAGAGAAATACTACTTCGAAACGCGTGCCGAAACACGAA contains the following coding sequences:
- a CDS encoding ribonuclease HII, which codes for MPRKLKLVSPDGKPLSKAAAKMRLLKRLKCTTRYEKRAWLTGARLVAGVDEVGRGSLFGPVVAAAVILDPGDRIKGLRDSKLLPAERREVLAERIRERAIAWAIAAVDSARIDQINIYQASRVAMLEALAQLNPAPDHLLIDAMRLDWPSAGAPCSQTKLIHGDALSASIAAASIIAKVERDRMVAAWDPVFPVYGLASNKGYFTRKHAAVLREHGPSPLHRQSFAPVWMASHPQEVLAFMLEEKSLAAQDEEAVEAALAESLDPERTANH